In Nicotiana tabacum cultivar K326 chromosome 17, ASM71507v2, whole genome shotgun sequence, one DNA window encodes the following:
- the LOC107798325 gene encoding LOB domain-containing protein 37, with product MSCNGCRVLRKGCSENCILRPCLQWIETAESQGHATVFVAKFFGRAGLMSFISAVPENQRPSLFQSLLYEAAGRTVNPVNGAVGLLWTGNWHVCQAAVETVLRGGALRPIPDFLGASLDIDEGSECTDVFKLEHPSQNNMQPKVQKRRRFPEEASKVLQLADLDLSLTPGFQSRKVISHALPENQRPGTPSMNSEESGTTTCFESGTVTGNQQGNEPKLLSLFN from the exons ATGAGTTGCAATGGTTGTCGAGTTCTTCGAAAAGGATGCAGTGAGAACTGTATTCTTCGGCCATGTTTACAATGGATCGAAACTGCTGAATCTCAAGGCCACGCCACCGTCTTTGTCGCTAAGTTTTTCGGCCGTGCTGGACTCATGTCCTTCATTTCCGCTGTCCCTGAAAACCAACGACCTT CTTTATTTCAGTCCTTGTTATACGAAGCTGCTGGGAGAACAGTGAACCCAGTGAACGGAGCTGTAGGGTTATTATGGACAGGCAATTGGCACGTTTGTCAAGCGGCGGTGGAAACAGTCCTCCGTGGCGGCGCGTTGCGGCCAATCCCCGATTTTCTCGGTGCTTCACTAGATATTGATGAGGGGTCTGAGTGCACCGACGTATTTAAGCTTGAACATCCTAGTCAAAACAATATGCAACCGAAGGTgcagaaacgacgccgttttcCAGAGGAAGCTTCAAAAGTATTACAGTTGGCGGATCTTGATCTAAGTTTAACACCAGGTTTTCAGAGTCGGAAGGTTATTAGTCACGCTTTGCCGGAGAATCAGCGACCGGGAACTCCGTCTATGAATTCAGAAGAATCTGGAACCACTACGTGTTTTGAGAGTGGTACTGTTACTGGAAATCAGCAAGGAAATGAACCGAAATTACTCAGCTTGTTCAATTAG